In Ruegeria sp. YS9, the genomic window ACGATATCCGCGCCTGCTTCTTTCGCTTCGTCCGCCTTGGGGCCACGTGCGAACACGGCAACGCGCATCGCTTTACCTGTGCCGTTCGGCAGGCCGACAACACCGCGCACCATCTGGTCTGCGTGACGGGTGTCAACGCCCAGGTTCATGGCGATTTCGATGGTCTCGTCGAATTTCGAGGTTGCGTTGGCTTTGACCAGGGCAACTGCTTCTTCAACCGACAGGTTTTCCTTGCCGGCGACAGCTTCGCGCGCAGCGCGGGTACGTTTACCGAGTTTTGCCATCTTATTTCACCTCGATGCCCATGGAACGGGCCGAGCCCAGGATGATCTTCATTGCGCCTTCGACGTCGGTCGCGTTCAGATCCTTCATTTTGGCTTCGGCGATCTCGCGCACCTGCTTGGTGGTCACGGTTGCCACGGTCTCACGGCCGGGGTTCTCCGCGCCACGGGGGCGGTTACGCTTGCCGACCGGCTTCAGACCAGCCGCTTTTTTCAGGTAATAAGACGCGGGCGGCGTCTTGATGTCCATGGTGAAGGACTTGTCCTGATAATAGGTGATCACGGTCGGGCACGGAGCGCCGGGCTCCATGTCTGCTGTCTTGGCGTTGAACGCCTTGCAGAATTCCATGATGTTGATGCCGCGCTGACCCAGCGCCGGACCAACTGGCGGCGACGGGTTCGCCTGACCTGCAGGAACCTGCAGTTTCATTGTACCAGCAAGCTTCTTGGCCATTTGGTTTTCCTTTCAACTTGGGTGAAACGCGTCCCACCCAGATTATGTTGCGTGGTCCGGTCCGGGATCGCGACCCCGGCAACCTCCCACGAGAGAATCTCGCCCGAAGACGATAGAGGCGGCGTTTACATGGGATCAGGAGAGATGACAAGTGGTTGGCGCGCCAATCGGACAACACCGAATCAAACCCCGAGAGGATTCTTGCCGCCTGCGAGGCTGCACGCGTGTCTCCGTACAGTTTCGAATTCCTCTAACAATCTGCAAAGACGTGAAAAACCACCAGTTCGCCGCCGATCAATCGCAACATAGGCGCTTGCTTCCCCACAACATGGATGACCGTGCTATAATCCGTTAAAAATGTGATTATTGGTGGAGGTTAATTATGATACTTCGTTTGGCTTTAACTCTTGGCATCGCCTTTTCTCTTGCTGCGGCCATCCCTCAAACGGCGCGGGCCGACGCTGGAGAGTTTCTTGGTGGTGCGGTCGTCGGCGGGATCGTTGGTTACGCAATTGGCAAGGACCAACAAAAGAAGAAATCTCAGCGAACAACCACATCGAACCGCACCTATCGGTCAGGTATTCCATCGACCACGCAAGGTGCGCAAACCCAGACCGCGCTCAATTACTTCGGGTACAATGCAGGACGGGTCGATGGTCAGGTCGGTCGCGGCACCCGGTCCGCAATCGAACGCTATCAGGCCTCGATGGGTTATCCTGTAAACGGCTATGATTTTCAGCCGTATCAGTATGACTTTCTGATGCAAGCCTATTACTGGGCTACAAGCGGTGGACAGGCGACGACGCAACTTGCGGGTCAACCGCTTCTGATGGCGTATCGCCGTCAGGTGCAAACGGGATCTGCTTTGGCTGCTGCCCCTCAGGCTCCGGCACAAACCGCCCCGGCACAACCTGTTCCGGTTGCGACACCGCAAGAACCTGAGCCCGAGACAACCGAAACAACGTCTGCCAGCCTGCCGAGCCTGTTTTCCGGCGGCACCGGAGGCCCGTCGCTGGCCAATCGCTGTAGCGGGGTCATGCTGCAAACATCTACCAATGGCGGCTATACGACCCTGTCGAACATGTCCGATCCCGACTTTGCGCTCAGTGAACAGTTCTGCCTTGCCCGCAGCTACGCGATGGCGCGCGGTGAAGATCTGATTCAGGATATCCAGGGACTGACACCGGAGCAGGTCAGCGCCCAATGCGATTCATATGGTGAAATGGTGGCGCCTCAGGTTGATGCTCTGTCGATCAACTCGAAAACTGAGGCTGAAACCCAGATGCGCAAGCTGGCGCTGGACTCGGGCCTCAGCCCCCAAGATCTTGCCGCGACAAGCAAGGTCTGCCTGGCGATCGGCTATCGTCAGGACAACATGGATGCCGCGCTTGGATCTGCCCTGATGCTGGTCGCAATGGGTGAGCCGGCCTATGGCGAGCTGATTGGCCACCATCTGCGCGAAGGCTTCGGTGTGCAGAAACGTCGCGACCTTGCGATGCAGTGGTATGACGCGAGCCTTTCGGCACTGGATGCCGGATCGCAGGCTGTGTTCCTGCCATCCCAGACCGACCGCCCGCAACTCTTGCGCGCGGCCATGGTTCAAGCGCAATAGGTCGATACGTTTTCAGCGAATACCTGAACAAAAAAACGCCGCGTTGCCCTTGGCATCGCGGCGTTTCAATTCTTTGGGAGAGTTTCCTCAGCTCTGCTTGGTGACCTGCGTGAAGTCCAGCTCGACCGGAGTTTCCCGTCCGAAGATCGAAACCGAAACCTTCAGCTTCTGGTTTTCGTCGTCCACACCTTCGACCATGCCGTCGAAATCCTCGAACGGGCCGTCGTTGACCTTGACCTTCTCACCGACCTCGAAGCTGATCATCAGCTTGGGTGCTTCTTCACCTTCCTGAACACGATTGAGGATCTGATTGACCTCAGCATCGCGCATCGGCATCGGGCGGCCTTGCGGGCCCAGGAAACCGGTGACGCGGTTGATCGAGTTGATCAGGTGGTACCCCTGATCCGACATTTCCATATGCACCAGCACGTAGCCGGGCATAAAGCGGCGTTCGGTCGTGACCTTCTTGCCCCGGCGCACTTCGATCACCTCTTCGGTGGGCACCAGAACTTCGTCGATATCGTCCTCAAGGCCCTGTTCAGCCACCGACGTGCGGATCTGTTCTGCGATCTTCTTTTCGAAATTCGAAAGAACGCTGACCGAGTACCACCGTTTCGCCATGAACCTGTTGTCCTTGTTTGTCTTCGGGGCATCAAGCGTACCGGACACACCCGTCATTAAAATCTTGTCACGCCATCCGGAATAAA contains:
- a CDS encoding peptidoglycan-binding domain-containing protein — protein: MILRLALTLGIAFSLAAAIPQTARADAGEFLGGAVVGGIVGYAIGKDQQKKKSQRTTTSNRTYRSGIPSTTQGAQTQTALNYFGYNAGRVDGQVGRGTRSAIERYQASMGYPVNGYDFQPYQYDFLMQAYYWATSGGQATTQLAGQPLLMAYRRQVQTGSALAAAPQAPAQTAPAQPVPVATPQEPEPETTETTSASLPSLFSGGTGGPSLANRCSGVMLQTSTNGGYTTLSNMSDPDFALSEQFCLARSYAMARGEDLIQDIQGLTPEQVSAQCDSYGEMVAPQVDALSINSKTEAETQMRKLALDSGLSPQDLAATSKVCLAIGYRQDNMDAALGSALMLVAMGEPAYGELIGHHLREGFGVQKRRDLAMQWYDASLSALDAGSQAVFLPSQTDRPQLLRAAMVQAQ
- the rplK gene encoding 50S ribosomal protein L11, whose amino-acid sequence is MAKKLAGTMKLQVPAGQANPSPPVGPALGQRGINIMEFCKAFNAKTADMEPGAPCPTVITYYQDKSFTMDIKTPPASYYLKKAAGLKPVGKRNRPRGAENPGRETVATVTTKQVREIAEAKMKDLNATDVEGAMKIILGSARSMGIEVK
- the nusG gene encoding transcription termination/antitermination protein NusG; the protein is MAKRWYSVSVLSNFEKKIAEQIRTSVAEQGLEDDIDEVLVPTEEVIEVRRGKKVTTERRFMPGYVLVHMEMSDQGYHLINSINRVTGFLGPQGRPMPMRDAEVNQILNRVQEGEEAPKLMISFEVGEKVKVNDGPFEDFDGMVEGVDDENQKLKVSVSIFGRETPVELDFTQVTKQS